A genome region from Triticum aestivum cultivar Chinese Spring chromosome 2B, IWGSC CS RefSeq v2.1, whole genome shotgun sequence includes the following:
- the LOC123039959 gene encoding uncharacterized protein yields the protein MEVVMSAVAGEFVSKFISFLMNKYNSSRHPQSEEEKVVERLQHLLMRAGTMVEEADTRYITNSGMMMQLKTLSEAMYRGYGVLDNSRYRDLQDTAGFDEVSINHSSASSLYLPKRSRTTNDKVTRLESHGALESLEIVVANMAEFIVLLGGCERMSRMPYDVYLYTENFMFGRHAEKQKLFSFLLQHNDPPSDHALAVLPIIGGVTTGKKTLVAHVCGDERVRSRFPSVLHLNGGSLLKICEHRRTMEGMMLVVIEFAFDVDDDHWKKFHSFFIRMDRGSKIIIISKLKRLARFGSVKPIFLTALSYDALRYLFKTLAFGSVEPTEHPRLLQIADEFAKLMHSADGSFVSANVYADILRKNLDVQFWRCILDKVMRYVKRNLARFSVDPAIHVEQGPPVVVTAIEQGHPVVITDLALDPLCIIPYTNNVSIKELPSVTFGELLTDPTVRPNGDFNLISWKSRIPP from the coding sequence ATGGAGGTTGTCATGTCTGCAGTTGCAGGTGAATTTGTGAGCAAGTTCATCTCATTTCTGATGAACAAGTACAACTCCTCTAGGCATCCTCAATCAGAGGAGGAGAAGGTGGTGGAGAGGTTGCAGCACCTGCTAATGAGAGCTGGTACAATGGTTGAGGAGGCAGACACGAGGTACATAACCAACTCCGGAATGATGATGCAGCTCAAGACGCTCTCAGAGGCCATGTATAGAGGATATGGTGTGCTGGACAACTCGAGGTACCGTGACCTCCAAGACACCGCAGGCTTCGACGAGGTTAGCATCAACCACTCATCTGCAAGCAGCTTATATTTACCCAAGCGCTCTCGAACAACAAATGATAAGGTTACACGCCTCGAGTCACATGGTGCGTTGGAAAGTCTAGAAATTGTTGTTGCTAACATGGCAGAATTTATTGTTCTTCTTGGTGGATGTGAGCGCATGTCTCGTATgccatatgatgtttatctttacaCCGAAAACTTCATGTTCGGCCGACACGCTGAGAAGCAAAAGCTCTTCAGCTTCTTGTTGCAACACAACGACCCTCCTAGTGATCATGCACTGGCAGTTCTCCCGATCATAGGTGGTGTAACAACTGGGAAGAAAACTTTGGTTGCCCATGTGTGCGGCGATGAAAGGGTCCGTTCACGCTTCCCATCTGTATTGCACTTGAATGGAGGCAGCCTTTTGAAAATATGTGAGCACAGAAGGACTATGGAAGGTAtgatgttggtagttattgagtttGCTTTTGATGTAGATGACGATCACTGGAAAAAGTTTCACTCGTTTTTCATAAGAATGGATAGAGGAAGCAAGATCATCATCATAAGTAAACTTAAAAGATTAGCCCGGTTTGGATCGGTGAAACCAATTTTCCTTACTGCTCTGTCTTATGATGCGTTGAGGTACCTTTTCAAGACACTGGCATTCGGAAGCGTAGAACCTACAGAACATCCGCGACTACTACAGATAGCAGATGAATTTGCCAAGTTAATGCACAGTGCGGATGGTTCATTTGTCTCAGCAAATGTGTACGCAGACATATTGAGAAAGAATCTCGATGTTCAGTTTTGGCGTTGCATATTGGACAAGGTGATGAGATATGTTAAAAGAAACCTCGCCCGATTTAGTGTGGACCCAGCCATACATGTAGAACAAGGCCCTCCAGTGGTTGTAACGGCTATAGAACAAGGCCATCCAGTGGTGATAACAGACCTTGCTTTGGATCCACTTTGCATAATACCTTATACAAATAATGTTTCAATCAAGGAACTGCCAAGTGTGACGTTTGGGGAACTTCTAACAGACCCTACTGTTAGACCAAACGGAGACTTTAATCTAATTTCATGGAAATCAAGGATACCgccttag